The following proteins are encoded in a genomic region of Bernardetia sp. MNP-M8:
- a CDS encoding YtxH domain-containing protein: MKFQENLKDAQNKVKNRVDNFDFDSVKNDARHLAHDVQDYAKHKAEDVKETLTDSVEKFIPLALAAYGGIKTFYGNQKDKYTESDNSSSAATNALLFVAGAAIGATVGILLAPAKGSETRERISGETKRVVANAEAKGKKLANEAQDIINKNTEAVKTKFQEGKQKATTLANNAKEKANSSVN, translated from the coding sequence ATGAAATTCCAAGAAAACCTTAAAGACGCTCAAAATAAAGTCAAAAATAGAGTTGATAATTTTGATTTTGATTCAGTAAAAAATGATGCTAGACATTTAGCTCATGATGTACAGGATTATGCAAAACATAAAGCAGAAGATGTAAAAGAAACATTGACTGATAGCGTAGAAAAGTTTATTCCTCTAGCTCTTGCAGCCTATGGTGGAATCAAAACTTTCTATGGTAACCAAAAAGACAAATATACAGAAAGTGATAACAGTTCAAGTGCAGCAACAAACGCTCTTCTATTTGTAGCAGGTGCAGCAATTGGTGCAACTGTTGGTATTTTATTAGCTCCAGCAAAAGGTTCTGAAACTCGTGAACGCATTTCAGGCGAAACAAAAAGAGTGGTTGCAAATGCAGAAGCAAAAGGCAAAAAACTTGCTAATGAAGCACAAGATATTATCAATAAAAATACAGAAGCTGTAAAAACGAAATTTCAAGAAGGAAAACAAAAAGCTACTACATTAGCTAACAATGCTAAAGAAAAAGCAAATTCTAGTGTAAACTAA
- a CDS encoding GNAT family protein — protein MIELKPFTKNDFETFKSWIKDEEQMIQFGGEMFIFPITDEQLESYINKKDIQPLKVVLQETGETIGHCELNYQEGNKRLSRILIGDEKWRGKKIGEQIVLQMVALFFEDETTKKVDLNVFDWKKGAVKCYENVGFRIKHDKTTLMKVGNKTWTRLNMELER, from the coding sequence ATGATAGAACTAAAACCCTTCACAAAAAACGACTTTGAAACTTTCAAAAGTTGGATTAAAGACGAAGAGCAAATGATTCAGTTTGGAGGAGAAATGTTTATCTTTCCTATTACAGATGAGCAGTTAGAAAGTTATATCAATAAAAAAGATATACAACCTTTGAAAGTAGTTTTGCAAGAAACAGGCGAAACTATTGGACATTGCGAACTTAATTATCAAGAGGGAAACAAACGACTTTCACGTATTTTGATTGGAGATGAAAAATGGAGAGGTAAAAAAATAGGAGAACAAATTGTTCTCCAAATGGTAGCGTTATTCTTTGAAGATGAAACTACAAAAAAGGTAGATTTGAATGTTTTTGATTGGAAAAAAGGAGCAGTTAAATGCTATGAAAATGTAGGCTTCCGAATCAAACATGACAAAACTACCCTTATGAAAGTAGGAAATAAAACGTGGACAAGGCTGAATATGGAATTAGAAAGATAA
- a CDS encoding YbjQ family protein produces MLVTNTETIHGEEITEVLGLVRGSTVRARNAGRDFVASIKNFIGGEIEEYTKLQAQSREQALERVIKDAEQLGADAIVNIRFESSMISQGASEIFAYGTAVKLK; encoded by the coding sequence ATGTTAGTTACAAACACAGAAACAATTCATGGTGAAGAAATTACAGAAGTTTTAGGACTTGTAAGAGGTAGTACCGTAAGGGCTAGAAATGCAGGGCGAGATTTTGTAGCCTCTATAAAAAATTTCATTGGAGGAGAAATAGAAGAATATACAAAATTGCAAGCTCAATCAAGAGAACAAGCATTAGAACGTGTCATCAAAGATGCTGAGCAGTTGGGAGCTGATGCTATCGTAAATATTCGTTTTGAAAGCTCTATGATTTCGCAAGGAGCTTCTGAAATTTTTGCGTATGGAACGGCTGTAAAATTAAAATAA
- a CDS encoding BCCT family transporter, producing MKNILLTLSLSILLFFSIFIFFDTTGFYEIVEITSLLVRQYFGRFYLYLGLFCVLFILGIALSPLGKRQLGNLTGKSKSDKKLKPEYSLWAWITMLYSAGMGAGILLRAVQEPVFMSQNPPLKTGISADVLALEYTFYQWGFTAWAFYGLFALLVGYYFFEKKKPILVSATLGDLPKNTSSKVITLFVDVLAILTTIFGLVGAIALGTTQINGGLNHLYGNGITSSFGFETTILLTVLICGLAFLSVWNGIDKGIKIISKANIAVTAFLLLFIVVQSDFLEVMILFAKAFFHYIIDFIPLSVAIGKYNAGEEFLTDWTYYYWAFWLAWSPFTGIFIARISQGRTIRQMILGVLILPSLGTFIWFAFFANSAFVFIDTLETYQNEFGNVFTSLFVFLSNYPLSSLTNFIVVLLLISFLVTSVDSAVFVLSMFTDDGKSEPKRSHRLIWSIFIVVFAIAVLLLGQAKPNIDVLTALQKLLIITSLPFALLMPIMSFIFLRNIYFDRKNKIE from the coding sequence ATGAAAAATATTCTTCTCACATTATCTTTAAGTATTTTACTCTTCTTTTCGATTTTTATTTTTTTTGACACGACAGGCTTTTATGAAATAGTAGAAATAACGTCTCTTTTAGTTCGTCAGTATTTTGGACGATTTTATCTTTATCTAGGTCTTTTTTGTGTCTTATTTATTTTAGGAATTGCTTTGTCTCCTCTAGGAAAACGACAATTAGGCAATTTAACAGGAAAATCAAAAAGTGATAAAAAGCTAAAACCAGAATACAGTCTTTGGGCATGGATAACAATGTTATATAGTGCAGGAATGGGAGCAGGAATTTTACTTCGTGCTGTTCAAGAGCCTGTGTTTATGTCTCAAAATCCACCTCTCAAAACAGGTATTTCTGCTGATGTTTTGGCTTTAGAATATACATTTTACCAATGGGGTTTCACAGCTTGGGCTTTTTATGGACTTTTTGCCCTTCTAGTTGGATATTATTTTTTTGAAAAGAAAAAACCTATTTTAGTTAGTGCAACTTTAGGAGATTTGCCTAAAAATACGTCGTCAAAAGTAATTACTTTATTTGTCGATGTTTTAGCTATCCTGACTACCATTTTTGGTTTAGTGGGTGCGATAGCATTAGGAACAACACAAATAAATGGAGGACTAAATCATTTGTATGGAAATGGAATCACAAGTAGCTTTGGATTTGAAACTACCATTTTACTAACTGTTCTTATTTGTGGATTAGCTTTTTTGTCTGTTTGGAATGGAATCGATAAAGGAATAAAGATTATTTCAAAGGCTAATATAGCTGTTACAGCTTTTTTACTTCTTTTTATAGTAGTCCAAAGTGATTTTTTAGAGGTAATGATTCTTTTTGCCAAGGCATTTTTTCACTATATTATTGATTTTATTCCTCTTAGTGTAGCTATTGGAAAATATAATGCAGGTGAAGAGTTTTTGACAGATTGGACATATTATTATTGGGCATTTTGGTTGGCTTGGAGTCCTTTTACAGGAATTTTCATTGCTCGTATTTCTCAAGGCAGAACGATTAGACAAATGATTTTGGGAGTTTTGATTTTACCCTCTCTAGGTACTTTTATTTGGTTTGCTTTCTTTGCTAATTCAGCTTTTGTGTTTATTGATACATTAGAAACCTATCAAAACGAATTTGGAAATGTATTTACTTCTCTTTTTGTTTTTTTGAGTAATTATCCTCTTTCTAGTCTCACCAACTTTATTGTCGTTCTACTTCTAATTAGCTTCTTAGTCACCTCGGTAGATTCGGCTGTTTTTGTTTTGAGTATGTTTACTGATGATGGAAAATCTGAGCCTAAGCGTTCTCACCGTCTTATTTGGTCTATATTTATAGTAGTTTTTGCTATTGCTGTTTTACTTTTAGGACAAGCCAAACCAAATATTGATGTTTTGACAGCACTTCAAAAACTTCTTATTATTACCTCTCTTCCCTTTGCCTTACTGATGCCTATAATGAGTTTTATTTTTCTTAGAAATATTTATTTTGATAGAAAGAATAAAATAGAATAA
- the thrC gene encoding threonine synthase has translation MNYLSTRKNGTNNEEKVSFKEAVINGLTKNSGLYFPENIPSLPTSFFENIENVEDHQIAFEVLKPFVKDSLNDEQLKQIIAETLNFPIPVVKVENNIFSLELYHGNTQAFKDVGARFMSRCLSHFYKNENSTTENVIILVATSGDTGSAVANGFFDVKGIDVKILFPKGKVSPYQEFQMTTLGKNIQAVEVEGTFDDCQKLVKEAFNDTELREKVTLSSANSINVARLLPQMLYYFLAYKQLKKEDNLKGKKLVVSVPSGNLGNISAGLIAKKIGLPIERFIAAHNANDTFYNYLQTGKYEQKSSVLTYSNAMDVGNPSNFERIEYLYKGNLEATKKDISAFTIDDNSTIKEIADCFEKNNYLLDPHGAVGKLALHNSLNENEIGLFLETAHPQKFSEIIQKAIPSYESEKVDLSKAKKLSIENNYDKLVEIILE, from the coding sequence GTGAATTACCTTAGCACAAGAAAAAACGGAACAAACAATGAGGAAAAAGTTTCTTTTAAAGAAGCTGTCATCAATGGACTTACAAAAAATAGTGGTCTTTATTTTCCAGAGAATATTCCTTCTTTACCCACTTCTTTTTTTGAGAATATCGAAAATGTAGAAGACCATCAAATTGCATTTGAGGTTTTGAAGCCGTTTGTCAAAGATTCTTTGAATGATGAGCAACTAAAACAAATCATTGCAGAAACGCTCAATTTTCCTATTCCTGTTGTGAAGGTAGAAAATAATATTTTTTCTTTAGAGCTTTATCACGGTAACACACAGGCTTTTAAAGATGTTGGCGCACGTTTTATGTCTAGGTGTTTGTCGCATTTTTATAAAAATGAAAATTCAACTACTGAAAACGTAATTATTTTGGTTGCTACTTCTGGTGATACAGGAAGCGCAGTAGCCAATGGTTTTTTTGATGTAAAAGGAATTGATGTAAAGATTTTATTTCCAAAAGGAAAAGTAAGTCCGTATCAAGAATTTCAAATGACAACTTTAGGCAAAAATATTCAAGCCGTTGAAGTAGAAGGAACTTTTGATGATTGCCAAAAACTTGTAAAAGAAGCCTTTAATGATACAGAATTAAGAGAAAAAGTAACGCTAAGTAGTGCAAATTCTATCAATGTAGCTCGTTTACTTCCTCAGATGTTGTATTACTTTTTGGCGTACAAACAATTAAAAAAAGAGGATAATTTAAAAGGTAAAAAACTAGTTGTTTCTGTTCCTTCTGGAAATTTGGGAAATATTTCGGCAGGACTTATAGCCAAAAAAATAGGTTTGCCAATAGAGCGTTTTATAGCTGCTCACAATGCAAATGACACATTTTATAATTATCTCCAAACAGGAAAATATGAACAAAAATCGTCTGTTTTGACCTATTCGAATGCAATGGACGTAGGAAATCCTAGTAATTTTGAACGAATAGAATATTTATACAAAGGCAATTTAGAAGCCACCAAAAAAGATATTTCGGCTTTTACAATCGATGATAATTCTACTATAAAAGAAATTGCAGATTGTTTTGAGAAAAATAATTACCTTTTAGACCCACATGGCGCAGTTGGAAAATTAGCTTTACACAACAGTTTGAATGAAAATGAAATTGGTTTGTTTTTGGAAACGGCACACCCACAAAAATTTTCAGAAATTATACAAAAAGCCATTCCAAGTTATGAATCTGAAAAGGTAGATTTATCTAAGGCAAAGAAACTTTCTATTGAGAATAATTATGATAAATTGGTAGAGATTATTTTAGAATAG
- a CDS encoding alpha/beta hydrolase: MKNTFLTLFLLFSLLTITLMFSNCASKKYENVAYLDKAVSEKTAKEPLPTLNIFSPKKLKKNFKKFDSKNEKLPVLIFVHGGNWNSGDKETYNFFGRNFAKKGIVTVVVGYTLSPKANYDDMAKQVATAIKWTKENIAEYNGNSDKIFLTGHSAGGHLIALSTMNPKYDIKDNTVSGLILNDAAGLDMYNFLQEEPPTSNSSYDTTWTKDPKTWKKASPIYYIDEQTPPIMLYLGKKTYESIKVSNRDFVDSLHHFQPNVEPILLNKSHIPMMVQYFFPWSNRYDEIIKFIKEN; the protein is encoded by the coding sequence ATGAAAAACACTTTTTTAACTTTATTTTTACTCTTTTCACTTCTTACAATTACATTAATGTTTTCTAATTGTGCCTCCAAAAAATATGAAAATGTAGCTTATTTAGATAAAGCTGTTTCTGAAAAAACAGCCAAAGAACCTTTACCGACATTAAATATTTTTTCGCCTAAAAAACTCAAAAAGAATTTCAAAAAATTTGATTCTAAAAATGAAAAATTACCTGTTTTGATTTTTGTTCATGGAGGAAATTGGAATAGTGGAGATAAAGAAACCTATAATTTTTTTGGTAGAAATTTCGCTAAAAAAGGAATTGTTACAGTTGTTGTAGGTTATACATTAAGTCCAAAGGCAAACTATGACGATATGGCAAAACAAGTTGCAACAGCTATAAAATGGACAAAAGAAAATATTGCAGAATATAATGGAAACTCAGATAAAATCTTTCTGACAGGACATTCAGCAGGAGGACATTTAATTGCTCTTTCTACTATGAATCCAAAATATGACATAAAAGATAATACTGTTTCAGGTCTGATTTTGAATGATGCAGCAGGATTAGATATGTATAATTTTTTGCAAGAAGAACCACCCACAAGCAATAGCAGTTATGATACAACTTGGACAAAAGACCCCAAAACTTGGAAAAAAGCATCGCCCATTTATTATATTGATGAGCAAACTCCCCCAATTATGCTTTATTTGGGTAAAAAAACCTATGAATCAATAAAGGTTTCGAATAGAGATTTTGTAGATTCTTTGCATCATTTTCAGCCAAATGTAGAGCCTATTTTACTCAACAAATCACACATTCCGATGATGGTTCAATATTTCTTTCCTTGGAGTAATCGTTATGATGAAATAATCAAATTTATAAAGGAGAATTAG
- a CDS encoding TonB-dependent receptor, translating to MKTLQNKSNNKKTNFAAFYKTAIHSFFNLSKFTLLTLFSLFLIDKANSQTLTQTISGKILEEGTGQPVPFANVIILDIEPLMGVTTDSAGNFKIKNVPIGRHILQVSYVSFQTRQMEVIVNSVNETVVEMRLKDDGFELEGVVITAQEEHGTPQNAMILSGGRTLSMEEARRYAGGFDDPARLASAFAGVATSEIDNNGVVVRGNSPKGMLWRIEGVEIPNPNHFADLETFGGGGLTALSSHLIANSDFLLSAFPAEYGNALSGVFDIKIRNGKTDKRTHAFQVSALGVDFASEGAFKQGKEASYIFNYRYSMLGLISPLLPENAGGTNYQDFTFKINLPTKKAGTFSIWGISALDKSGQFVQEDSTEREYESDFEEADNKQYMGAVGLNHRIHLGKIGYLNTNFTSSGSGISIKTSRLNIETDILQPTNKIKNNLLKHTFSSYLNVQLGKKHINRTGIITNLLQYDIELKEKQETNNLETLVKSNDQALHFQAYTQSLIDISPNFTMNIGSHFQYLAITEKFSIEPRLSFEYRLPKKQTLTFGYGLHSRVEPLYIYLVKDRNTSEYLNKDLDFTKAHHFTLGYQKMLSSTLRLKVETYYQELFNVPVIANTSSSLINLTQSWFINDAFVNEGKGRNYGLDITAEKFLDKGFFYLFTLSLFNSTYQGGDKVWRDTRFNQQFVSNFLVGKEWSVGNKNNNVLGLSLRIAYQGGQRIMPVDYATSISNQEIVFDENRAFEEQKPNPFLTHVSFNYQKNKSKHRSIWSLQVLNALGAKEFYGYQYNFRTNRIDKDQQTLVIPNIAYKIEF from the coding sequence ATGAAAACACTACAAAATAAATCAAATAATAAGAAAACTAATTTTGCTGCTTTTTACAAAACTGCAATTCATTCATTTTTCAATTTATCAAAATTTACACTACTCACTCTTTTTTCTTTATTTTTAATTGATAAGGCAAATAGCCAAACACTTACACAAACTATCAGTGGAAAAATTTTGGAAGAGGGAACTGGACAACCTGTACCTTTCGCTAATGTAATTATATTAGATATAGAACCTCTAATGGGAGTGACTACAGATAGTGCAGGAAATTTCAAAATCAAAAATGTTCCTATTGGTCGTCATATTTTGCAGGTAAGTTATGTGAGTTTTCAAACTCGTCAGATGGAAGTGATTGTCAATTCAGTCAATGAAACTGTTGTTGAAATGCGTTTGAAAGATGATGGTTTTGAATTGGAAGGAGTCGTCATTACAGCACAAGAAGAACATGGAACACCACAAAATGCAATGATTTTATCAGGAGGAAGAACCCTAAGCATGGAAGAAGCCCGTCGTTATGCAGGTGGATTTGATGACCCTGCTCGTTTGGCTTCTGCTTTTGCAGGTGTAGCAACTAGCGAAATAGACAATAATGGTGTAGTTGTGCGTGGAAATAGCCCAAAGGGAATGCTTTGGCGTATAGAGGGTGTAGAAATTCCGAACCCTAATCATTTTGCTGATTTAGAAACGTTTGGTGGTGGAGGACTGACAGCATTGAGCAGTCATTTGATTGCAAATTCAGATTTTCTTTTGAGTGCTTTTCCTGCTGAATATGGAAATGCTTTATCAGGAGTGTTTGATATAAAAATCCGAAATGGAAAAACAGATAAACGAACTCATGCTTTTCAAGTAAGTGCTTTGGGAGTAGATTTTGCTTCAGAAGGAGCTTTCAAACAAGGAAAAGAAGCCTCTTATATTTTTAATTATAGATATTCTATGTTAGGTTTGATTTCTCCTTTATTACCTGAAAATGCAGGAGGAACAAACTATCAAGATTTTACTTTTAAGATTAATTTACCCACCAAAAAAGCAGGTACATTTTCAATTTGGGGAATTAGTGCCTTAGATAAATCAGGACAATTTGTTCAAGAAGATTCGACAGAACGTGAGTATGAAAGTGATTTTGAAGAAGCTGACAATAAACAATATATGGGCGCAGTAGGACTAAACCATCGTATTCATTTAGGAAAAATAGGTTATTTGAATACTAATTTTACAAGTTCTGGAAGTGGTATTTCTATCAAGACAAGTCGTCTAAATATAGAAACAGATATTTTACAGCCTACTAATAAAATAAAAAATAACCTTCTCAAACATACTTTTTCTAGTTATTTGAATGTTCAGTTAGGAAAAAAACATATCAATCGCACAGGAATTATTACCAATCTTTTGCAGTATGATATAGAACTAAAGGAAAAACAAGAAACTAATAATTTGGAGACATTGGTAAAATCTAATGACCAAGCTCTTCATTTTCAAGCCTATACACAATCTTTAATAGACATAAGTCCTAATTTTACAATGAATATTGGAAGTCATTTTCAATATTTAGCTATTACAGAAAAGTTTAGTATTGAGCCTCGTTTGTCTTTTGAATATAGACTACCTAAAAAACAAACACTGACTTTTGGATATGGACTTCATAGCCGAGTTGAGCCACTTTATATTTACTTAGTAAAAGACAGAAATACCTCTGAATATTTGAATAAAGATTTAGATTTTACAAAGGCACATCATTTTACTTTGGGTTATCAAAAAATGCTTTCTTCTACGCTGCGTTTGAAAGTAGAAACCTATTATCAAGAATTATTTAATGTTCCTGTAATTGCAAATACTTCGTCTTCTCTAATTAATTTAACTCAAAGTTGGTTTATCAATGATGCTTTTGTTAATGAAGGAAAGGGACGAAATTATGGTTTAGATATTACAGCAGAAAAGTTTTTGGATAAAGGTTTTTTCTATTTATTTACACTCTCATTATTCAACTCTACCTATCAAGGAGGAGATAAAGTTTGGCGTGATACTCGTTTTAATCAACAGTTTGTTAGTAATTTTTTAGTTGGAAAAGAGTGGAGTGTTGGTAATAAAAATAATAATGTATTAGGGCTTAGTTTGAGAATTGCCTACCAAGGAGGACAGCGTATTATGCCTGTGGATTATGCAACTTCCATTTCGAATCAAGAAATTGTTTTTGATGAAAATCGTGCTTTTGAAGAACAGAAACCAAATCCATTCCTTACTCATGTGTCTTTCAATTATCAGAAAAACAAATCAAAACACCGTAGTATATGGTCTTTACAAGTGCTGAATGCGCTTGGAGCAAAAGAATTTTATGGTTATCAATATAATTTCAGAACAAATAGAATAGATAAAGACCAACAAACTTTAGTTATTCCAAATATTGCCTATAAGATTGAATTTTAA
- a CDS encoding Crp/Fnr family transcriptional regulator, which translates to MKEELYNHFNKFISLDKKDMSKILSYFEHKTLKKKEILLEIGKKCTSNYFIAKGCIHMFFVNEKGTEQTIQFAIENWWLTDYLAFEQQSTTDFCIQAVENSEVLAIDYRNQQELFAVFPKLETYFRIVYQKSYGASLMRVKYMFDYSKEEIFFEFRRQFPDFVKRVPQYLLATYLGLTPEYLSQLRNKRT; encoded by the coding sequence ATGAAAGAAGAATTATATAATCACTTTAATAAATTTATTAGCCTAGATAAAAAAGATATGTCTAAAATCCTTTCTTATTTTGAACATAAAACCTTAAAAAAGAAAGAAATTTTATTGGAAATTGGTAAAAAATGTACTTCAAATTATTTTATCGCTAAAGGTTGTATTCACATGTTTTTTGTGAATGAAAAAGGCACAGAACAAACTATTCAGTTTGCTATCGAAAACTGGTGGCTTACTGATTATTTAGCTTTTGAGCAGCAAAGCACAACTGATTTTTGCATTCAAGCCGTCGAAAATTCTGAAGTGTTGGCTATTGATTATCGAAATCAACAAGAATTATTTGCAGTTTTTCCAAAGCTAGAAACTTACTTTAGAATCGTTTATCAAAAATCTTATGGTGCTTCTTTAATGAGAGTAAAATACATGTTTGACTATTCTAAAGAAGAAATTTTCTTTGAATTTAGAAGGCAGTTTCCTGATTTTGTAAAACGAGTGCCACAGTATTTATTGGCTACTTATCTAGGCTTGACACCCGAATATTTGAGTCAGTTGAGAAATAAGAGAACGTAA
- a CDS encoding pitrilysin family protein yields the protein MIDFSHFTLDNGLRVFVHQDKTVAIATVNIMYDVGSRDESPERTGFAHLFEHLMFSGSANIPNFDTIVQQVGGSNNAYTSPDVTNYYTIVPAPNVETALWLEADRMLSLSINDNSLEVQRKVVIEEFKQRYLNQPYGDIWLHLRPLVYQKHSYNWATIGKEIKHIEDATLEEVKAFFYKHYRPDNAVLVVAGNVEKDEVEKMVKKWFGDIPKGNRPMRNLENEPPQTEARHKKVEAKVPLNAIYKAYRMGHRKANDYYATDLVSDVLGRDKSARLYQELVKEKEMFNSIGAYIMGSVDEGLLVISGKLNPAYSPEQGEEAIQTVIDDFLENGISDDELTKVKNQAEASHIFSEIEVLNRAMNIAYYAILGDVEMVNTIADQMAKVTKEELMQTAKKTLRKENCSTLYYYSKELNAVTN from the coding sequence ATGATAGACTTTTCACACTTCACACTTGATAATGGCTTACGTGTTTTTGTTCACCAAGATAAAACAGTTGCAATAGCTACAGTAAATATTATGTACGATGTGGGTTCAAGAGATGAATCACCCGAACGTACAGGTTTTGCTCATTTATTTGAACATTTGATGTTTAGTGGCTCTGCAAATATTCCAAATTTTGATACGATTGTACAACAAGTTGGAGGTTCGAATAATGCCTATACTTCGCCTGATGTAACCAATTATTATACGATCGTTCCTGCGCCAAATGTAGAAACGGCTCTTTGGTTAGAAGCTGATAGAATGTTGTCGCTTTCTATTAATGATAATTCGTTGGAAGTTCAGAGAAAAGTAGTTATTGAAGAGTTTAAACAGCGTTATTTGAATCAGCCTTATGGCGATATTTGGCTTCATTTACGTCCTTTAGTTTATCAAAAACACTCTTATAATTGGGCAACCATTGGAAAAGAAATCAAGCACATTGAAGATGCAACTTTAGAGGAAGTAAAAGCCTTTTTTTACAAACATTATAGACCTGATAATGCCGTTTTGGTAGTAGCAGGAAATGTAGAAAAAGACGAAGTAGAAAAGATGGTTAAAAAATGGTTTGGAGATATTCCGAAAGGAAACCGACCTATGAGAAACTTAGAAAACGAACCACCACAAACTGAAGCTAGACACAAAAAAGTAGAGGCAAAAGTTCCTTTAAACGCTATTTATAAGGCGTATAGAATGGGACATAGGAAAGCAAATGATTATTATGCTACTGATTTGGTAAGTGATGTTTTGGGAAGAGATAAATCAGCTCGTTTATATCAAGAACTTGTCAAAGAAAAGGAAATGTTCAATTCTATTGGAGCATATATTATGGGTTCGGTAGATGAAGGTTTATTAGTTATTTCTGGAAAACTAAACCCTGCTTACTCACCTGAACAAGGCGAAGAAGCCATTCAAACTGTAATTGATGACTTTTTAGAAAATGGAATTTCTGATGATGAACTTACAAAAGTAAAAAATCAGGCAGAAGCCTCACATATTTTTTCAGAAATTGAGGTACTAAATCGTGCTATGAATATTGCCTATTATGCAATCTTAGGAGATGTGGAAATGGTAAATACAATAGCTGACCAAATGGCAAAAGTTACCAAAGAAGAATTGATGCAGACTGCTAAAAAGACATTAAGAAAAGAAAATTGTAGTACACTTTACTATTATTCTAAGGAACTGAACGCAGTTACAAATTAA
- a CDS encoding DJ-1/PfpI family protein — protein sequence MKLLKILFATFILFSCTSKNAQKNNFTQAELDSIRLDSLASCSPNAKNKNSQNESSSLDESSKNSLAQHLKSLNPDLPIIGVLMYDNVLTTELTAPMDVFTKQSEDGKQLFNVITIAEKYEIITSEEGLKMFPDYILENAPKLDILIVPSAYDMSLQVKNRNLVEFIKTQNQNTDYTVSNCAGASLIGESGIADGKKIVTWIGGGKDLQKNYPNLKVQDDGKVSYIEDGKFLSSNGNLASYISSLELLEKLSSKEHRKFVESYLYLDRLQDWKK from the coding sequence ATGAAACTTCTAAAAATTCTATTTGCAACTTTTATTTTATTTAGTTGTACTTCTAAAAATGCACAAAAAAATAATTTTACCCAAGCAGAATTAGATTCTATAAGATTGGATTCTTTGGCAAGTTGTAGCCCCAATGCTAAGAATAAAAATTCACAAAATGAATCTTCTTCATTAGATGAAAGTTCTAAAAATTCATTAGCTCAACATCTAAAATCATTGAATCCTGATTTGCCTATCATTGGCGTATTGATGTACGATAATGTTTTGACTACTGAACTGACTGCACCAATGGACGTTTTTACAAAACAAAGTGAAGATGGAAAACAGCTTTTTAATGTCATTACAATTGCTGAAAAATATGAAATCATTACAAGTGAAGAAGGATTAAAAATGTTTCCCGATTATATTTTAGAAAATGCACCAAAATTGGATATTCTTATTGTACCAAGTGCTTATGATATGAGCTTACAAGTAAAGAATAGGAATTTGGTAGAATTTATCAAAACGCAAAATCAAAATACTGATTATACAGTCAGTAATTGTGCTGGTGCTAGTTTGATTGGAGAATCTGGAATTGCAGACGGTAAAAAAATTGTTACTTGGATTGGTGGAGGTAAGGATTTGCAGAAAAATTATCCCAATCTGAAAGTACAAGATGATGGAAAAGTGAGTTACATAGAAGACGGAAAATTTTTGTCCTCAAATGGAAATTTAGCTTCTTATATTTCTTCTTTAGAGCTTTTGGAAAAACTCAGCAGTAAAGAACACAGAAAATTTGTAGAATCGTATCTTTATTTGGATAGACTTCAAGATTGGAAAAAATAA